The following coding sequences lie in one Arachis hypogaea cultivar Tifrunner chromosome 9, arahy.Tifrunner.gnm2.J5K5, whole genome shotgun sequence genomic window:
- the LOC112710377 gene encoding uncharacterized protein isoform X1 → MMARTTSYVSRTDQMPSFSFGLTDSSQEEASTQEGASMQEAERAKSPETANLLEQLENLVEVPFTKSKGDKCHFSHNTVHFTKSKSCSFFARHSCMKGDDCPFDHQLSKYPCVSSVSGGGDACLFCTVTSQRKFCYAFKDSQTRNEISTLFRKHKFQHASYKTI, encoded by the exons atgatggcacggacaacATCGTATGTTTCTAGAACAGATCAGATGCCATCATTCAGCTTTGGCCTCactgattcaagccaagaagaagcATCAACGCAGGAGGGAGCGTCAATGCAGGAGGCAGAAAGGGCAAAATCTCCAGAAACTGCAAATTTGCTAGAACAATTAGAGAATTTGGTAGAAGTGCCTTTTACCAAATCAAAG GGCGACAAGTGCCATTTTTCACATAATACAGTCCATTTTACCAAATCAAAG TCATGCTCCTTTTTCGCTCGTCACTCCTGCATGAAAGGGGATGACTGCCCTTTTGATCATCAACTCTCTAAGTATCCTTGTGTTAGCTCTGTGTCTGGAGGTGGTGATGCATGCTTGTTTTGCACCG TCACCAGCCAAAGAAAATTTTGCTATGCCTTCAAGGATTCACAAACTAGGAATGAAATCTCCACACTTTTCAGGAAACACAAATTCCAACATGCCTCCTACAAAACCATTTAA